A single genomic interval of Helianthus annuus cultivar XRQ/B chromosome 13, HanXRQr2.0-SUNRISE, whole genome shotgun sequence harbors:
- the LOC110902695 gene encoding uncharacterized protein LOC110902695, which yields MDSYSYGCKWKPRKVSAKRDFPDQFYDENRCVKKHKACESEEVVEGSADKELDFIPLDTESESESVYSENDGSGTCGSSYDIIPRIVNVATYGSDEGIEKLGVYNEVRIHGACLKEIRWYETEDGLKIEFSVEKLKKACQ from the coding sequence TGCAAATGGAAACCAAGAAAAGTTTCAGCAAAACGTGATTTTCCAGATCAGTTTTATGATGAGAACCGATGTGTTAAAAAACACAAAGCGTGTGAATCTGAAGAGGTGGTTGAAGGTTCTGCCGATAAAGAATTGGATTTCATTCCTCTTGACACAGAATCGGAATCGGAATCTGTGTATAGTGAAAATGATGGTTCTGGAACATGCGGTTCAAGTTATGACATTATACCGCGAATTGTTAATGTGGCAACGTATGGTTCGGATGAGGGGATAGAGAAGTTGGGTGTTTATAATGAAGTCAGAATTCATGGAGCGTGTTTAAAAGAAATAAGATGGTATGAAACGGAGGACGGTTTGAAGATTGAATTCTCAgttgaaaagttaaagaaagcGTGTCAATGA